A stretch of Acidobacteriota bacterium DNA encodes these proteins:
- the ric gene encoding iron-sulfur cluster repair di-iron protein: MEFTKDMHVSEAASASPATIKVFQQHGIDFCCGGHRPIAEACAEHGLDVDRVLTELARSTAERTDEQNWQQAPMSDLVAHIQARFHQPLREELPRLSAMIDKVVERHGEHYPAMLGPLQREFRGLMSELLDHMSKEDQVLFPAIVAIDRGQAADGGSWIAGPVEVMEHEHVQAGAALAAMRQVTGDYQLPAGACPTFQGLFYGLEQLERDMHVHIHLENNILFPRAIERGRA; the protein is encoded by the coding sequence ATGGAATTTACGAAAGACATGCATGTCTCGGAGGCCGCGTCGGCGTCGCCGGCAACCATCAAGGTATTTCAACAGCACGGTATCGACTTCTGCTGTGGAGGACATCGGCCCATCGCGGAGGCGTGCGCGGAGCACGGTCTTGATGTTGACCGAGTCCTGACGGAGCTGGCGCGGTCTACAGCCGAGAGGACCGACGAACAAAATTGGCAGCAGGCGCCAATGAGCGACCTCGTGGCCCACATTCAAGCGCGGTTCCACCAACCCCTCAGAGAAGAACTGCCACGTTTGTCAGCGATGATCGACAAAGTGGTGGAGCGGCATGGCGAGCACTACCCGGCGATGCTCGGGCCCCTCCAGCGGGAGTTCCGGGGTTTGATGTCTGAATTGCTCGATCACATGAGCAAGGAAGACCAGGTCCTGTTTCCTGCCATTGTCGCCATCGACCGCGGCCAGGCGGCAGATGGTGGCAGCTGGATTGCCGGCCCTGTCGAGGTGATGGAACACGAACACGTGCAGGCGGGCGCGGCGCTGGCGGCCATGCGGCAGGTCACCGGAGACTATCAGTTGCCTGCTGGCGCATGCCCCACATTCCAGGGATTGTTCTATGGTCTCGAACAACTCGAACGAGACATGCACGTGCATATTCATCTCGAGAACAACATCCTGTTTCCACGAGCGATCGAAAGAGGGCGAGCCTGA
- a CDS encoding Crp/Fnr family transcriptional regulator has translation MDTRRDASHSRVFDGLSDEARHACLACAQSISVRSGHWVARQGEPATQFCLVDQGALKILQDTAQGTELIVRFVGPGEPFGGVVALEHAPYPVSALAVEPTRLLTWKADTLRAMLETHPMVRSNIMREMTAHMTDALTRVREMTTLRVGARLAITLMRLVRQCGRQTAEGVLITHPLTRQELADLVGTTLYTVSRTLSQWETDGVLESRKRHLLIRAPKVLAALAST, from the coding sequence ATGGATACCCGCCGCGACGCGTCCCACTCCCGGGTCTTTGACGGCCTGAGCGATGAGGCACGTCACGCCTGTCTGGCCTGCGCCCAGAGCATCTCGGTTCGGAGCGGACACTGGGTTGCCCGCCAAGGTGAACCCGCCACTCAGTTTTGCCTCGTGGATCAGGGCGCACTGAAAATCCTGCAGGACACGGCTCAGGGCACCGAGCTCATCGTACGGTTTGTGGGCCCCGGTGAGCCGTTTGGGGGCGTTGTCGCGCTCGAACACGCGCCGTATCCGGTGAGCGCACTGGCGGTCGAACCGACCCGTCTCCTCACCTGGAAGGCCGACACACTCAGGGCGATGCTGGAGACTCACCCCATGGTGCGCTCCAACATCATGCGGGAGATGACGGCCCACATGACTGATGCCTTGACCCGTGTGCGTGAGATGACGACACTGCGCGTTGGGGCGCGGCTTGCGATTACGCTGATGCGACTCGTGCGGCAGTGCGGACGTCAGACAGCGGAGGGGGTGCTCATCACTCATCCCCTGACCAGGCAGGAACTGGCCGACCTGGTCGGCACCACGCTGTACACCGTGAGCCGGACGCTCTCACAGTGGGAGACGGACGGCGTCCTTGAGTCGCGCAAGCGGCACCTGCTGATTCGTGCGCCGAAGGTCCTGGCGGCCCTCGCCTCGACCTGA
- a CDS encoding 4Fe-4S binding protein — translation MSDLEFFVDPSRCIGCMSCVNACAECDTHRGHAMIHVDFLDREESTATVPFVCMHCENPTCAQVCPADAIKQTEDGVVQSSLKPRCVACSNCVVACPFGIPKMPSRLEQMMKCDMCYDRTSVGKKPMCATVCPSGALAFTLRSTIKSERREVPVNEFIFGRQTVRTKVHMLVPAGTSTISLDVLDHLWVSHKGVPQ, via the coding sequence ATGAGTGATCTCGAATTTTTTGTGGATCCGTCGCGCTGTATCGGATGTATGTCCTGCGTCAATGCGTGCGCGGAGTGCGACACCCATCGTGGCCACGCGATGATCCACGTGGACTTCCTTGATCGGGAGGAGAGCACGGCGACGGTCCCGTTTGTGTGTATGCACTGCGAAAATCCGACCTGCGCGCAGGTGTGTCCGGCCGATGCGATCAAGCAGACCGAAGACGGCGTCGTCCAGTCGTCGCTCAAACCGCGGTGTGTCGCCTGTTCAAACTGTGTCGTTGCGTGCCCCTTCGGCATTCCAAAGATGCCCTCGCGCCTCGAGCAGATGATGAAATGCGACATGTGTTACGACAGAACGTCGGTGGGCAAGAAGCCGATGTGCGCCACGGTGTGCCCGAGCGGCGCGCTCGCGTTTACGCTCCGGTCCACCATCAAAAGCGAACGCCGGGAGGTGCCCGTCAACGAGTTCATCTTTGGCCGGCAGACGGTCAGGACAAAGGTGCACATGCTGGTGCCGGCCGGCACCAGCACGATCAGTCTTGATGTGCTCGACCACCTGTGGGTTTCGCACAAAGGAGTACCGCAATGA
- a CDS encoding class I SAM-dependent methyltransferase gives MDPLAGTPWSAPGTVSGFSTASPNEVLMAFARAELDRIGGQGTAVDIGCGAARNAVPLAEMGWSVIGTDLSQPMLDAAIERVENSGVSARVQCMLAPMEGLPVGDASADLVIAHGIWNLATSSAQFRQSVREAPVWRSPAPRSLSLPSRATRCLIRRHRWPESPSSSHSSPDGRSVS, from the coding sequence ATGGATCCCCTGGCCGGCACCCCGTGGAGCGCACCTGGCACCGTGTCCGGCTTTTCGACGGCGTCGCCCAACGAGGTCCTGATGGCCTTCGCGCGCGCTGAGCTGGATCGGATCGGTGGCCAGGGCACTGCCGTGGACATCGGCTGCGGTGCCGCACGGAATGCGGTGCCGCTGGCCGAGATGGGGTGGTCGGTCATCGGAACCGATCTCTCGCAACCGATGTTGGACGCCGCCATCGAGCGTGTCGAAAATTCGGGCGTGTCAGCGCGTGTGCAATGCATGTTGGCGCCGATGGAGGGGCTGCCGGTCGGCGACGCGAGCGCAGACCTGGTCATCGCGCACGGCATCTGGAACCTCGCCACATCAAGTGCACAGTTTCGTCAATCCGTCCGCGAGGCGCCCGTGTGGCGAAGCCCAGCGCCGCGCTCTTTGTCTTTACCTTCTCGCGCCACACGCTGCCTGATTCGGCGCCACCGGTGGCCGGAGAGTCCTTCGTCTTCACACAGTTCTCCGGACGGCCGCAGTGTTTCCTGA
- a CDS encoding c-type cytochrome, with protein MEQRTNSPFPRIDRLTLAIIGVLLVLSCALFFASDRDHDWRYYQSAFKDQVAQKFGEERAAAVTTGLQQIWVADLGRADRCITCHQAVSWKGFETAEEPFRTHPLEPLKGHPIEKFGCTACHGGQGWAVDVLEAHGEIAHWEEPLLSRALGEDYSLSGNKGALIQMNCNSCHRYDRETKGADAINMAKRLVDEKGCRACHVINNRGGRIGPDLTRVGEKAPEQYDYSRLSGQKTAFAWHVAHFKDPKAVSTDSTMPTFGFNTAQAQALAMLVLSWKPSHIPAAYLAGAPRSDVPTPEQAAEEERMRTGPGAWFVETGCATCHSIQVYGVRAPAQIGPDLSNAVEDVQSRFGRTIDDFLREPTGTMSVVLSRQIILTPEQKAIAVQKLREAFALYQKQQAEKER; from the coding sequence ATGGAACAACGCACGAATTCTCCGTTTCCCCGCATCGATCGCCTCACGCTGGCCATCATCGGTGTGTTGCTCGTTCTTTCCTGCGCGCTCTTCTTTGCGAGCGACCGGGACCACGACTGGCGCTATTACCAGTCGGCCTTCAAGGACCAGGTCGCGCAGAAGTTCGGCGAGGAGCGGGCCGCCGCAGTGACGACCGGGCTGCAGCAAATCTGGGTGGCCGACCTGGGCCGCGCTGATCGTTGCATCACCTGCCATCAGGCGGTGTCGTGGAAGGGGTTCGAGACGGCCGAGGAACCGTTCCGTACCCATCCACTCGAACCCCTGAAAGGGCATCCGATCGAGAAGTTCGGATGCACGGCGTGTCACGGCGGGCAGGGGTGGGCCGTGGACGTGCTCGAAGCCCATGGCGAGATTGCGCACTGGGAGGAGCCGTTGCTCAGCCGCGCACTCGGAGAGGACTACTCGCTCTCGGGCAACAAGGGCGCGCTCATCCAGATGAATTGCAACAGTTGTCACCGGTATGACCGCGAGACGAAGGGCGCTGATGCCATCAACATGGCCAAGCGGCTTGTGGATGAAAAAGGGTGCCGCGCCTGTCACGTGATCAACAACCGTGGGGGCCGTATCGGTCCGGACCTGACGCGCGTCGGCGAGAAGGCGCCTGAGCAGTACGACTACTCGCGCCTGTCCGGTCAGAAGACCGCGTTCGCGTGGCATGTGGCGCACTTCAAGGATCCCAAAGCCGTGTCCACCGACTCGACCATGCCGACCTTCGGCTTCAACACCGCGCAAGCACAGGCGCTTGCGATGTTGGTGCTGTCGTGGAAGCCGTCGCACATTCCGGCGGCGTATCTGGCGGGCGCGCCGCGTTCCGACGTCCCGACGCCCGAGCAGGCGGCAGAAGAGGAACGGATGCGCACAGGGCCCGGCGCGTGGTTTGTCGAAACCGGCTGCGCGACCTGCCATTCGATTCAGGTCTACGGCGTGAGGGCACCGGCCCAGATTGGTCCCGACCTGTCGAACGCGGTTGAGGACGTGCAGTCGCGGTTCGGCCGCACCATCGACGACTTCCTGCGTGAACCCACCGGCACGATGTCGGTCGTGTTGTCGCGCCAGATCATTCTCACCCCGGAACAGAAAGCCATCGCGGTTCAGAAATTGCGTGAAGCGTTTGCCCTCTATCAGAAGCAACAGGCGGAGAAGGAGCGATGA
- a CDS encoding Rieske 2Fe-2S domain-containing protein, giving the protein MSTNRRDFLITLGTGAGVCALGAQGVASLRSLAPNVSYDAPTTVKLGPPAEFPDGLKFLADERLFIFRNGNTFHAVSAVCTHLGCTVRAEALPKPETVEVGGSPLRLTHQFSCPCHGSHYTGDGTNTSGPAPKPLSWYRLSVAADDGQLVVDLAEEVGRDFRLTV; this is encoded by the coding sequence ATGAGTACGAATCGTCGCGATTTCCTGATCACACTCGGCACTGGCGCCGGAGTCTGTGCGCTCGGGGCGCAGGGCGTGGCCTCGTTACGGTCACTGGCGCCCAACGTGTCGTACGACGCGCCGACGACGGTGAAGCTTGGTCCGCCGGCCGAGTTTCCCGATGGGCTGAAGTTCCTCGCAGACGAGCGACTGTTTATCTTCCGCAACGGCAACACATTCCACGCCGTGTCGGCGGTCTGCACACATCTGGGATGCACGGTGCGGGCCGAGGCGTTGCCCAAACCGGAGACGGTAGAGGTGGGGGGATCACCGCTGCGCCTGACGCACCAGTTCAGTTGTCCGTGTCACGGGTCCCACTACACCGGTGATGGCACCAACACATCAGGGCCCGCGCCGAAACCACTGTCGTGGTACCGGCTGTCGGTCGCGGCTGACGACGGGCAACTCGTGGTCGACCTGGCCGAGGAAGTCGGCCGTGATTTTCGCTTGACGGTGTGA
- a CDS encoding DUF3079 domain-containing protein: protein MTRPAHPERVCWGCDHYCPSDDLRCGNEVVRAMHPIEIFGPDWCHESEQRKED from the coding sequence ATCACCCGGCCCGCCCACCCCGAGCGTGTCTGTTGGGGCTGCGACCACTACTGCCCGTCTGACGATCTGCGCTGCGGCAACGAGGTCGTCAGAGCGATGCATCCCATCGAAATCTTCGGGCCCGACTGGTGCCACGAATCGGAACAGCGCAAGGAGGATTGA
- a CDS encoding CotH kinase family protein codes for MPRLLSLLTLSLIVAVAVPLGQSMTPQQAPATQGPPAGRGRGGVPVQGAEPDIVLVDRFDKDGNKRLDYLERTAAREYLAAHPELRRTVRPPAMTRRGTPGPRLAPNGVRAVQSAVSLYDASTLRTLFLQFERDDWEQELAAFYHTDVEVPATVIVDGKTYRDVGVGFRGNNSYTAVPESLKRPLTLSFDSVHADQHLLGYRTLHLLNSNQDPTYLRSVLYLDVAREYIPTLRANFMRVVINGESWGVYPNQQAFNKDYLRDVYKDSSGKQWKSPNNSVGGGLSYLGDDVALYRRWYEMKGKDDPAAWTALMHVTKVLNDTPAEQLERALAPIMDVDGVLKFLALDVALINGDGYWNDGSDFNLYFDAKGRLHLTPHDANEGFRGGGRGGPVLDPLTALDDSNKALRHRLLAVPALRTRYLAYVGDIAGKWLDWSRLGPMVERYQTLIAADVASDTRKLDTTEAFTTGVHGDGKTAAAATTIKGFAGQRQAFLLNHPDVKGARAK; via the coding sequence ATGCCCCGACTGCTTTCCCTGCTCACACTGTCTCTGATCGTCGCTGTTGCGGTTCCACTTGGCCAGTCCATGACACCCCAGCAGGCGCCGGCCACACAGGGGCCGCCGGCCGGTCGCGGGCGGGGCGGCGTTCCCGTCCAGGGGGCCGAGCCGGACATCGTGCTCGTTGATCGCTTCGACAAGGATGGGAACAAGCGACTCGACTACCTGGAGCGCACCGCTGCCCGTGAATATCTTGCCGCGCACCCCGAACTTCGCCGGACTGTCCGGCCGCCGGCGATGACACGACGCGGCACCCCCGGCCCCAGGCTCGCACCGAACGGCGTTCGGGCCGTTCAATCCGCCGTGTCGCTCTACGACGCGAGCACACTGCGGACTCTCTTCCTGCAGTTCGAGCGCGACGACTGGGAGCAGGAACTGGCCGCGTTTTACCATACCGATGTCGAGGTCCCGGCCACCGTCATCGTCGATGGCAAGACCTATCGGGATGTGGGCGTCGGTTTTCGCGGCAACAACTCGTACACGGCGGTGCCCGAAAGCCTGAAGCGCCCGCTGACGCTCTCGTTCGACTCGGTGCATGCCGATCAGCACCTGCTGGGATACCGCACACTCCACCTGCTCAACTCGAATCAGGACCCGACGTATCTTCGTAGCGTCCTCTACCTCGACGTTGCACGGGAATACATCCCGACGCTCAGAGCCAACTTCATGCGCGTCGTCATCAACGGCGAAAGCTGGGGTGTGTATCCGAACCAGCAGGCGTTCAACAAAGACTACCTGAGGGACGTCTACAAGGACTCCTCGGGCAAGCAGTGGAAGTCGCCCAACAACTCGGTCGGCGGCGGCCTGTCGTATCTAGGCGACGACGTGGCCTTGTATCGGCGCTGGTATGAAATGAAGGGCAAGGACGACCCGGCGGCGTGGACCGCGTTGATGCACGTCACCAAGGTCTTGAACGACACGCCGGCGGAGCAGCTGGAGCGGGCGCTGGCGCCGATCATGGATGTGGATGGCGTCCTGAAGTTCCTGGCGCTCGATGTGGCCTTGATCAATGGCGACGGTTACTGGAACGACGGGAGCGATTTCAACCTGTACTTCGATGCGAAAGGCCGGCTGCATCTGACGCCGCACGACGCGAACGAGGGATTCCGCGGCGGCGGCCGTGGCGGCCCGGTGCTCGATCCATTGACCGCACTCGACGATTCGAACAAGGCGCTGCGCCACAGGCTGCTGGCGGTGCCTGCGCTGCGGACCCGGTACCTCGCCTACGTGGGAGACATCGCCGGGAAGTGGCTCGATTGGAGCCGGCTGGGACCGATGGTGGAGCGGTACCAGACGCTCATCGCTGCAGACGTGGCCAGTGACACCCGAAAGCTGGACACGACGGAAGCATTCACGACTGGCGTGCACGGCGACGGCAAAACGGCGGCTGCGGCGACCACGATCAAGGGGTTCGCCGGGCAGCGGCAGGCGTTTCTTCTCAATCACCCGGACGTTAAAGGAGCTCGCGCCAAATGA
- a CDS encoding class I SAM-dependent methyltransferase, with translation MDRAQHWEVVYTTKGEREVSWFQDVPDVSLRLMRDAGLTADSCVIDVGGGDSHLVDALIGLGLECLAVLDVSQAALDRARARLGAAPASPTWIQADVTGDWSLKPMDIWHDRAVFHFLTDAHDRALYLKHLRETVKMTGTAIIATFAPDGPEKCSGLPVARYSPQALAAVLGSDFTLVDAVPQIHTTPWGATQSFQYSRFARTH, from the coding sequence ATGGATCGGGCGCAGCACTGGGAAGTGGTGTACACCACAAAAGGCGAACGCGAGGTCAGCTGGTTTCAGGATGTGCCTGACGTCTCGCTCCGTCTGATGCGGGACGCGGGGCTCACCGCTGATTCCTGCGTGATCGACGTCGGCGGAGGCGACTCCCATCTGGTGGATGCGCTGATTGGCCTCGGGCTTGAGTGCCTGGCGGTGCTGGATGTGTCGCAGGCCGCGCTCGACAGGGCGAGGGCCCGGCTGGGTGCAGCGCCGGCCTCCCCGACGTGGATCCAGGCCGATGTCACCGGCGACTGGTCCCTGAAGCCTATGGATATCTGGCACGACCGCGCCGTCTTTCACTTTCTGACCGACGCGCACGATCGTGCGCTGTACCTGAAACACCTGCGAGAGACCGTCAAGATGACGGGCACGGCGATTATTGCCACGTTCGCCCCGGATGGCCCGGAGAAATGCAGCGGACTTCCGGTGGCACGGTATTCCCCACAGGCGTTGGCCGCTGTCCTCGGCAGTGACTTCACGCTTGTTGACGCCGTACCGCAGATCCACACCACGCCGTGGGGCGCCACGCAATCGTTCCAGTACTCACGGTTCGCGCGCACGCACTGA
- a CDS encoding DUF1259 domain-containing protein: MKFSLTALALVVFTPIVAAAQVVPEPYQTVLTTLGKSGDFKDDVLKVNIPRGDVTVTIAGRPAPTPFGFGGWVAFAKGDDDMDVMMGDLVLTEDEVNPVMSAILANGLQVTALHNHFFWDQPRMFYMHVHGHGTAAAIAKQLRPAVDLINGFGAKRPTPVAAATPAAATPALDTAALAKIIGAAGDQNGAVYKITIGRPDIEMREHGALVNSRMGLNTWAAFTGRDADAMVAGDVAMLEHEVTPVLAALRANGLDIVAIHHHMTDTRPVVIFLHYYGTGPAVRLAQGIRAALDLLGKGAPAR; encoded by the coding sequence ATGAAGTTCTCTCTCACCGCACTCGCCCTTGTTGTATTCACGCCGATCGTAGCCGCGGCGCAAGTCGTGCCCGAACCGTACCAAACGGTCCTCACGACGCTCGGCAAGTCCGGAGACTTCAAGGACGACGTCCTCAAGGTCAACATCCCGCGCGGCGATGTGACGGTCACGATTGCGGGTCGCCCCGCGCCGACGCCGTTCGGCTTCGGCGGATGGGTCGCATTTGCGAAGGGCGACGACGACATGGACGTGATGATGGGCGACCTCGTGCTCACCGAGGATGAAGTGAACCCGGTGATGTCTGCGATTCTCGCCAACGGCCTGCAGGTCACCGCGCTGCACAATCACTTCTTCTGGGATCAGCCGCGTATGTTCTACATGCACGTGCACGGCCATGGCACGGCGGCGGCAATCGCGAAGCAGCTCAGGCCGGCCGTCGATCTCATCAATGGATTTGGGGCGAAGCGCCCGACGCCCGTCGCAGCTGCGACGCCGGCCGCGGCCACGCCGGCACTGGACACGGCGGCCCTCGCGAAGATCATCGGCGCGGCGGGTGATCAGAACGGTGCGGTTTACAAGATCACAATCGGCCGGCCGGACATTGAGATGCGTGAACACGGCGCCCTGGTGAACAGCCGGATGGGACTGAACACCTGGGCCGCATTCACCGGCCGTGATGCCGACGCGATGGTCGCGGGCGATGTGGCCATGCTCGAACACGAGGTGACGCCAGTGCTCGCGGCCCTGCGGGCCAACGGGCTCGACATCGTGGCGATCCACCACCACATGACTGACACGCGTCCCGTGGTGATCTTCCTGCACTATTACGGCACCGGGCCGGCCGTTCGACTGGCGCAGGGTATCCGCGCGGCGCTGGACCTGCTGGGGAAGGGCGCACCGGCCAGGTAA
- a CDS encoding cytochrome b N-terminal domain-containing protein — translation MATPLQHPEAPGVRPRRFWSIRPRSDRDAGDAITSNFLLHAMPAKVSKASMAWTYSFWLGTITAALFLLLTLSGLPLLFLYVPSVERAYQSVKDIEYVVSYGRWLRSVHRVAAHGMVITVMLHLARVFFTGAYKNGVGRNQHREWNWVIGVVLLLLTLFLSFTGYLLPWDQLAFWAVTVGTNIASAIPWVGPSMRELLIGGREIEQATLIRFYVLHIVVLPGAVAALFGYHMWRVRKDGGLARADREELLETPRDVAPTPTKTYTLLGVARGTAPTVTAKTLTAADTTVNAVPDLARRAMIATLGTIALISILSVFIASPLEEPANPLITPNPAKAPWYFLWLQEIVTDTTIHLGSFTINGAFIGGVILPGLLVGLLTVWPWLDRSPRQATGEWFPPARRTQNLVFIAVMVAILLLTYIGMEMRGPYWEFFWPWETWPSLPSRI, via the coding sequence ATGGCGACACCCTTGCAACATCCTGAAGCCCCCGGCGTGCGGCCTCGCCGGTTCTGGAGCATCCGTCCCCGCTCCGATCGCGATGCCGGTGACGCGATCACGTCAAACTTCCTCCTGCACGCGATGCCGGCGAAAGTGTCGAAGGCCTCGATGGCGTGGACGTATTCGTTCTGGCTCGGCACGATCACGGCGGCGTTGTTCCTGCTGTTGACCCTGTCGGGCTTGCCGCTCCTGTTCCTGTATGTGCCGTCGGTGGAGCGGGCGTATCAGTCCGTCAAGGACATTGAGTACGTGGTCTCGTACGGCCGGTGGCTCCGGTCCGTGCACCGCGTGGCCGCGCACGGCATGGTGATCACGGTGATGCTGCACCTGGCGCGAGTGTTCTTCACCGGCGCGTACAAAAACGGCGTGGGCCGCAACCAGCATCGCGAATGGAACTGGGTGATCGGCGTCGTCCTGCTGCTTCTGACGTTGTTCCTGTCCTTTACCGGATATTTGCTGCCGTGGGACCAGTTGGCGTTCTGGGCCGTGACGGTCGGCACCAACATCGCGTCGGCGATTCCGTGGGTGGGGCCCTCTATGCGCGAGTTGTTGATCGGCGGCCGCGAGATCGAACAAGCCACGCTGATTCGGTTTTACGTCCTGCACATCGTGGTGTTGCCTGGCGCTGTGGCCGCGCTGTTCGGGTACCACATGTGGCGGGTGCGCAAAGACGGTGGTCTGGCGCGGGCGGATCGTGAGGAACTGCTGGAGACGCCCAGGGACGTCGCACCGACGCCGACCAAGACCTACACGCTGCTGGGGGTGGCGCGGGGCACTGCGCCGACGGTCACCGCGAAGACGCTCACCGCCGCCGACACCACCGTGAACGCGGTGCCTGACCTTGCGCGGCGGGCGATGATTGCCACGCTCGGCACGATCGCGCTGATCAGCATCCTGTCGGTGTTCATTGCGTCGCCTCTCGAAGAACCGGCGAACCCCCTCATCACGCCGAATCCCGCGAAGGCGCCCTGGTACTTCCTCTGGCTGCAGGAAATCGTCACCGACACGACGATCCATCTCGGCAGTTTCACCATCAACGGCGCGTTCATCGGCGGCGTGATTCTCCCGGGCCTGCTTGTCGGCCTCTTGACGGTGTGGCCGTGGCTCGACCGGAGTCCGCGTCAGGCCACGGGCGAATGGTTCCCGCCCGCGCGTCGTACGCAGAACCTCGTGTTTATTGCAGTGATGGTGGCGATTCTGCTGCTGACCTACATCGGCATGGAGATGCGCGGACCGTATTGGGAGTTCTTCTGGCCGTGGGAAACCTGGCCGAGCCTGCCGTCGAGGATTTGA
- a CDS encoding Rieske 2Fe-2S domain-containing protein — translation MTPPTLPPPPPEGDPLWRDEFSVYAAEERYVSRRQFAKFLTLTSVGMFVGQVWILAKAWMTPNPTYPVVAIANVADIPVQGVKLFRYPAEHDTAIMVRTDAETFVAYSQKCTHLSCAVFYAPERKRLECPCHEGYFAVDTGRVLQGPPPRPLPRILLRRDGETILAVGVDNHAEG, via the coding sequence ATGACCCCGCCGACCTTGCCTCCCCCGCCGCCTGAGGGCGACCCGCTCTGGCGCGACGAGTTCTCGGTGTACGCGGCCGAGGAGCGTTACGTCAGCCGCCGCCAGTTTGCGAAATTTCTGACGCTCACCAGTGTCGGCATGTTCGTCGGGCAGGTCTGGATTCTCGCCAAGGCGTGGATGACGCCGAACCCCACCTACCCCGTGGTGGCCATCGCCAACGTGGCCGACATTCCTGTGCAGGGCGTGAAGTTGTTCCGGTACCCGGCCGAACATGACACCGCCATCATGGTGCGCACCGACGCGGAGACCTTCGTGGCCTACAGCCAGAAGTGCACCCATCTGTCGTGCGCGGTGTTTTATGCGCCCGAGCGCAAGCGGCTGGAGTGCCCGTGTCACGAGGGGTACTTCGCCGTGGATACTGGCCGGGTGCTGCAGGGCCCGCCGCCCCGGCCCCTGCCGCGCATCCTGCTGCGCCGGGACGGCGAAACGATTCTCGCTGTAGGCGTGGACAATCACGCGGAAGGGTAG